The Scomber japonicus isolate fScoJap1 chromosome 13, fScoJap1.pri, whole genome shotgun sequence genome includes a window with the following:
- the LOC128371817 gene encoding complement factor B-like: MGFYKHWTWFAALLCLHYMGGEVWCNCTDSNMQIEGGHYTLTKNLQIGTMLVYHCPEGYYPYPALTRLCQLDSTWIPRPKKFLPQRCRLVECPDPNVMENGNVSPPQEKYFVSNETTYECYSGYKLRGSARRTCGLNAKWTGSTPICSRDGGDTCADPGIPAGATRIGHVFDIGDKVNYICNGNLFLVGSKERICLENGQWTGIEPACYYRHTFDTPMEVSKAFGGSLKDSLTTHDPTDDTQEGRKIRISKNGTLNIYIGVDISESISEDHIEDAKDAVTSLITKISSFAVTPNYDIRFFSSIPHKVVSILDFLDGRETLSSLKTKMDNFKVDEDKTSGTDLNLVFETFLEQMAVIKQRVQDDGFKEHRHVIIIFTDGAYNMGGSPLPTVAKIKNLVYMNHTSKGHVQPREDYLDIYIFGIGAEIYDDDLKPLVVGTGGQHYFRMQNIIGNLEKTFDNIIDADEVVGLCGLHNATTEGKDKDVAKKKYPWVVFIIVQNEGLRKCLGSLVTPKFVLTAAHCFKFGDAPEHITVEIEDAGFKVKKVKKFTLHPNYNVNAKVNEGVKEFYDYDVALIELVDYVDISYFVRPICIPCTLETSDALRLPRGSKCKEQEDLLLKTHKEKLYFLTKTDPLVAAKSVFAKLGDNRDACIRHALTAQGITTKNPKDAVTDNFLCTGSKTDRDHIACTGDSGGAVFKDYEYRTIQVALVSWGTENLCEAGGMVESSETSRDFHINLFRVVPFLKSILGDEAQDDYAPLQFLDYE, encoded by the exons ATGGGATTTTATAAGCACTGGACTTGGTTTGCTGCTCTTTTATGTCTCCACTATATGG GTGGAGAAGTCTGGTGTAATTGCACAGACAGTAATATGCAAATTGAGGGAGGTCATTATACACTGACCAAGAATCTACAGATAGGCACCATGTTGGTCTACCACTGTCCTGAGGGTTACTATCCGTACCCTGCTCTGACCCGTCTGTGTCAGCTCGACAGCACCTGGATACCAAGACCCAAAAAGTTTCTTCCACAGAGATGCAGGT TGGTTGAATGCCCAGACCCCAACGTGATGGAGAATGGAAACGTCTCCCCTCCTCAAGAGAAGTACTTTGTGAGCAACGAGACCACGTATGAGTGCTACTCTGGATACAAACTACGTGGCTCAGCCAGACGTACCTGTGGATTAAATGCTAAATGGACCGGCTCTACTCCCATATGTAGCCGTGATG GAGGAGATACTTGTGCTGATCCTGGCATCCCAGCTGGTGCCACAAGAATAGGGCATGTGTTTGACATTGGTGACAAAGTGAATTACATCTGCAATGGCAATCTCTTTTTGGTGGGGTCAAAAGAAAGAATCTGTCTTGAGAACGGCCAGTGGACTGGCATAGAACCAGCATGCTACT acagacacacctTTGACACTCCAATGGAGGTTTCAAAGGCATTCGGTGGTTCACTCAAAGACAGCCTCACTACTCATGACCCCACGG ATGACACACAGGAGGGGAGAAAAATCAGGATTTCAAAAAATGGGACACTGAACATCTATATTGGTGTGGATATTTCTGAAAGCATCAGTGAAGACCACATCGAAGATGCAAAAGatgctgtgacatcactcattaCAAAG ATTTCATCTTTTGCTGTGACTCCAAACTATGACATCCGCTTTTTCTCCTCTATACCACATAAAGTTGTCAGCATTCTTGATTTTTTGGATGGTAGAGAAACACTAAGCTCCTTGAAAACTAAAATGGACAATTTTAAAGTAGACG AGGACAAAACCTCTGGAACAGATCTAAACCTCGTCTTTGAGACCTTCCTGGAACAAATGGCTGTGATAAAGCAACGAGTTCAAGATGATGGATTTAAAGAACAtcgtcatgtcatcatcatttttacagATG GTGCTTACAATATGGGCGGTTCACCTTTACCAACTGTGGCAAAAATAAAGAACCTGGTGTACATGAACCACACTTCTAAAGGGCACGTTCAACCCCGAGAAGACTATCTTG acatttacatttttggtaTTGGCGCTGAGATCTACGATGACGACCTGAAGCCCCTCGTAGTAGGCACTGGTGGACAGCATTACTTCAGAATGCAAAATATAATTGGGAACTTGGAGAAGACCTTTGATAATATTATTG aTGCAGACGAAGTTGTGGGTTTATGTGGTCTTCACAATGCAAcaactgaaggaaaagacaaagatgTGGCAAAGAAAAAGTATCCATGGGTGGTTTTCATTATTGTCCAG AATGAAGGTCTAAGAAAGTGCCTTGGCTCTCTGGTGACCCCCAAGTTTGTCTtgactgctgctcactgcttcAAATTTGGGGATGCACCGGAACACATCACCGTTGAAATTGAAGATGCAGGGTTCAAAG ttaaaaaagtgaaaaaattcACGTTACACCCAAATTACAATGTCAATGCTAAAGtgaatgaaggagtgaaggaattCTATGACTACGACGTGGCTCTCATTGAACTGGTGGACTATGTTGATATCTCCTATTTCGTCAG ACCTATTTGCATACCTTGCACCCTGGAGACCAGCGATGCTCTAAGACTGCCTCGTGGTTCCAAATGCAAGGAGCAAG AGGATCTCTTGTTAAAGACTCATAAAGAAAAACTGTATTTCCTGACCAAGACAGACCCCCTGGTGGCTGCAAAAAGTGTCTTTGCTAAGCTTGGTGATAAT AGGGATGCATGCATCAGACATGCGCTAACTGCACAAGGTATAACAACAAAAAATCCAAAGGATGCTGTGACTGATAACTTCCTGTGCACTGGCAGTAAGACTGATAGAGATCATATAGCATGTACAG GCGACTCTGGAGGTGCAGTGTTCAAAGACTATGAGTATCGCACAATACAG GTTGCATTGGTCAGCTGGGGAACTGAGAATCTATGTGAAGCAGGTGGTATGGTCGAGTCAAGCGAAACTTCCAGAGATTTCCATATTAATCTTTTCAGAGTTGTTCCTTTCCTCAAATCAATCCTTGGCGACGAGGCACAGGATGACTACGCGCCACTTCAGTTTTTGGACTATGAATGA